In Vanessa atalanta chromosome 3, ilVanAtal1.2, whole genome shotgun sequence, one genomic interval encodes:
- the LOC125076891 gene encoding uncharacterized protein LOC125076891 has protein sequence MVSLRISDMCDKGLQASPEDALGLQSATRAGVRSLRAGRRAGRAGCVVAPRALLLSLALLSPSAAALDRLAALVVLYKEIFSAIKAKNGRKDQAYIEQMQILKAFTSDFVSCFYEEFLSGRKKGIAFSKLHPQLVSKLTHIIPDVDTKLSIRNHLAFAPYTYVSLQAIDQTDADNKLWFDTVIEQEFVNLSQFVMKAMPELR, from the exons ATGGTCTCTTTGAGAATTAGTGACATGTGCGACAAAGGATTACAAGCATCCCCTG AGGACGCGCTGGGGCTGCAGAGCGCGACGCGGGCGGGCGTGCGCAGCCTGCGCGCGGGGCGGCGCGCGGGGCGCGCGGGGTGCGTGGTGGCCCCGCGCGCGCTGCTGCTGTCGCTGGCGCTGCTGAGCCCGTCGGCCGCCGCGCTCGACCGCCTCGCCGCGCTCGTCGTGCT gtACAAAGAAATATTCTCTGCCATAAAAGCGAAGAATGGACGAAAAGATCAAGCGTATATTGAACAGATGCAGATTTTGAAAGCATTCACGTCTGATTTCGTGAGTTGTTTCTACGAAGAATTCCTCAGTGGTCGCAAGAAAGGCATCGCCTTTAGTAAATTGCACCCGCAGCTGGTTAGTAAACTGACACATATAATACCAGATGTGGATACAAAATTAAGCATACGCAATCACTTAGCATTCGCTCCGTACACGTATGTGTCGCTACAGGCAATAGATCAAACGGACGCCGACAATAAGTTATGGTTTGACACGGTTATAGAACAGGAATTTGTCAATTTGAGTCAATTCGTTATGAAGGCAATGCCCGAGCTGCGATAA